The Diprion similis isolate iyDipSimi1 chromosome 11, iyDipSimi1.1, whole genome shotgun sequence genome includes a region encoding these proteins:
- the LOC124412447 gene encoding cytochrome b5-like, producing MTEPMSKYSLEEVSKNDGTNGARVWIIINDDVLDVTNSLDEHPGGRDSILEYAGQDATKAFNDVGHSGDARSYLKGSKIGELIEEDKLTNRKKKNQSAESSTKTASHRSVLSIVSCGLCG from the exons ATGACGGAACCTATGTCCAAATACTCCCTCGAGGAGGTGTCAAAAAATGACGGAACCAACGGAGCTAGAGTGTGGATAATAATCAACGACGATGTACTCGATGTTACAAATTCTCTGGACGAG CATCCTGGCGGTAGAGACTCTATATTGGAATATGCAGGTCAAGATGCGACAAAAGCTTTCAACGACGTCGGTCACTCCGGTGATGCGCGGAGCTATTTGAAAGGTTCAAAAATTGGCGAATTAATCGAG GAAGACAAATTGActaacagaaagaaaaagaatcaatCGGCTGAAAGTTCGACGAAAACTGCGTCTCACAG GAGTGTTTTGTCGATAGTATCTTGTGGATTATGCGGCTAA
- the LOC124412442 gene encoding protein cramped-like, protein MDVEQVVEEASKNEEPIDQTESQSAKKHCASTSPHQVATTSDIKVATDPKNSQIRIVKGTKKIRIDSGDFTHSSDKKDTKDDESIEAKVVRSLKRSSELWSMEDKNTFFKAINEYGKDFDALQSYFLSQGKKKGVAEPKNKEQIRHFYYRTWHKISKHLKFSEDVKKASQELYGLINYGELRRKMPRMHEKAQLKLNELIYWGSTQVRLRGKTLRIKTPICRTLRKLNQLEDWQEEIKLPSRVSIELRPGNNLAWWQVQAAAMNPRVRALVPIQRRLSTLLIFLQQRWRSSKYKSCANIESQAGGDLKESRLLRVAPPDGCKISLPTVNLGEYLTSDSVSLNSYEKKLCLKSSKLELLGSVQQLKGVGRKRIKKNRSDRRLPSRTDDQALPTDNNSDVDATDSTLMDKTLFGNDRPVSEHPNGPNRFPGRENVSRIRLGWNNEEANTITVGDLYLMFGRDSKILLEYWWDPPNREAQMQLTDKPKSISSFYDDTLSLALQKLLSIAKHSYGASKGYENNSGSNETVVSSRILSTKDSTFRRPLIPQPYHKIGPSDSFKSQLDKFKYRYGKRARTVRQKNLVQRVVPMQISKPPENPEAFIHEESGGHPLLQGPIKNEYEKNQDTDEFDEQQGNDTERKHFLGVLSSDEAQSNKPCNSIITSATQILKEGEQQWLNSEVADFSLSSFLGQLESPVKISQQSQAGGHIAEDTRPASDVVSQMQGLMGENSVDYLAKFANLASQIAYDDHHKNK, encoded by the exons AT GGATGTCGAACAAGTTGTGGAGGAAGCGAGTAAAAATGAGGAGCCAATAGACCAGACGGAGAGTCAGTCTGCTAAAAAGCACTGTGCTTCAACTTCGCCTCATCAAGTAGCGACGACGTCGGATATCAAAGTTGCAACTGatccgaaaaattctcagattCGCATTGTCAAGGGTAccaaaaaaatcagaatcgACTCGGGTGATTTCACTCACTCGAGCGACAAAAAAG aCACAAAGGATGATGAGAGCATTGAGGCTAAAGTTGTCCGGTCTTTAAAAAGATCATCCGAATTGTGGTCCATGGAGGACaagaatacatttttcaaagcgATTAACGAGTACGGCAAGGATTTTGATGCCCTTCAAAGTTACTTTCTGAGTcaaggaaagaagaaaggagTAGCCGAGCCAAAAAATAAAGAGCAAATACGTCACTTCTATTATCGAACATGGCATAAAATATCTAAGCACCTTAAATTCTCCGAAG ATGTTAAAAAAGCTTCCCAAGAATTGTACGGACTCATTAACTATGGCGAATTGAGGAGAAAAATGCCAAGAATGCACGAAAAAGCTCAGCTTAAATTAAATGAACTCATTTACTGGGGATCCACTCAAGTTAGACTGAGAGGAAAAACGTTGCGAATCAAAACTCCGATTTGTAGAACGTTGAGGAAACTTAATCAGCTTGAAG ATTGGCAGGAAGAAATTAAGCTTCCATCGAGAGTGAGCATAGAATTACGCCCTGGGAACAATTTGGCTTGGTGGCAAGTGCAGGCGGCTGCAATGAATCCAAGAGTACGTGCCCTGGTTCCAATTCAACGTCGCTTATCAACGTTATTGATATTCTTGCAGCAACGATGGCGTTCTTCAAAATACAAAAGC TGCGCTAACATTGAGAGTCAAGCAGGCGGAGATCTCAAAGAATCCAGACTGTTGCGGGTAGCTCCACCGGACGGATGTAAAATATCTTTGCCGACTGTTAATCTTGGGGAATATCTCACCAGCGATAGTGTTAGTTTGAACTCTTATGAAAAAAAGCTCTGTCTCAAAAGTTCAAAACTTGAGCTGCTTGGATCGGTGCAACAGTTGAAAGGCGTTggtagaaaaagaataaagaaaaatagatcTGATAGAAGATTACCGAGTCGCACGGATGATCAGGCACTTCCCACAGATAATAACAGCGACGTCGATGCCACAGATTCGACCTTAATGGACAAAACTTTATTTGGCAATGATCGACCGGTATCAGAACACCCAAATGGACCTAATAGGTTTCCTGGTAGAGAAAATGTGTCTAGAATACGTCTAGGGTGGAACAACGAAGAAGCAAATACCATTACAGTTGGAGATCTGTATCTTATG TTTGGTCGGGACTCAAAAATACTTTTGGAATATTGGTGGGACCCGCCAAATAGAGAGGCGCAAATGCAGCTCACAGACAAGCCGAAATCTATTAGCAGTTTTTACGACGACACTTTATCTTTGGCGCTGCAAAAATTATTGTCTATAGCCAAGCACAGCTATGGCGCAAGTAAG ggaTACGAAAATAATTCAGGAAGCAACGAAACAGTCGTATCGTCACGTATTTTGTCAACTAAGGATTCGACGTTTAGACGCCCTCTGATCCCGCAGCCATATCACAAAATTGGTCCGTCGGATTCTTTCAAATCCCAGCTTGAC aaattCAAATACCGTTACGGTAAACGAGCGAGGACGGTGCGGCAAAAAAATCTCGTTCAACGCGTTGTACCTATGCAGATATCAAAGCCTCCCGAGAATCCGGAGGCTTTTATCCACGAAGAATCGGGCGGACATCCGCTATTGCAGGGTCCAATTAAAAacgagtatgaaaaaaatcaagatacTGATGAGTTTGACGAGCAGCAGGGCAACGATACAGAGAGAAAACATTTCTTAGGCGTCTTGTCGTCCGATGAAGCTCAATCCAATAAACCATGCAATTCAATAATCACTAGTGCAACTCAAATCCTCAAAGAAGGGGAACAGCAGTGGTTAAACAGCGAG GTCGCCGACTTTTCCCTCAGCAGCTTCTTAGGTCAGCTTGAATCGCcggtaaaaatttctcaacaaaGTCAAGCTGGGGGGCATATTGCGGAAGACACTCGACCAGCATCAGAC gtcGTATCACAAATGCAAGGATTGATGGGAGAAAACAGCGTTGACTACCTCGCCAAATTCGCCAATCTCGCATCGCAAATAGCTTACGACGACCATCACAAGAATAAATGA